From the genome of Desulfobacterales bacterium:
AAAAAAAAAGAATGCCCGGAAGTGCTAAGGGAATACTCCATGTGCTATCTGAAGATGATGAGCACCTAAATGATTTCAAGGAATATATGCCATGAATTTACTATTGGATACACAGGCTTTGCTTTGGTTTTTATTGAATGATTCCCGCTTGAGCGAAAAAGCGCGCGAGAGTATAGCTTCGATGGATTATCTTGTTTTGATTAGCCCTGCGAGCCTTTGGGAAGTCGCTATTAAAATAAGTATAGGTAAATATTCGCTTCCAGAACCTTTCGTTACATTTTGGGATAAACAATTACTAATAAATAACTTTAAGCTACTCCCTATTTCAGTAGAACATACAGCATTTGTTGT
Proteins encoded in this window:
- a CDS encoding type II toxin-antitoxin system VapC family toxin produces the protein MNLLLDTQALLWFLLNDSRLSEKARESIASMDYLVLISPASLWEVAIKISIGKYSLPEPFVTFWDKQLLINNFKLLPISVEHTAFVVSLPFHHRDPFDRLIIAQSLVEKIPVVSSDAIFDCYGVNRIW